AAGATGTGATAAATATGGTAAAAACAAGGGTAAAACAGAAATACCTGAAAAAAACtctaaagtaataaaaatataataatttgcATAAAACACCTTGTGAGAAATGCATTCAGAAGTTTTGAGTTCTGAGCATTTAGTCTTTAGATATGTTAGTAGTGTTCAGGTCAGCAAGCAAACATAACTATTTTGTGAAGATCATACTGAAGATGTACCATGAAGCTCATTTTGGACTCTGAAATCCAAAGCCCACATAGACCATTATCTTATCTTTGAAAGGGTTGAAAGAAGACATTTAGAGACAGCAAGGTTAAAAATTATCCAAAGTACATTGATTTATATTCTAGAATGTTTTCAAGCTGAAGAGGAGGCTTTTGCGTTCAGTTGCCTTCAGTGTTTTGCTTCTTCTGtaaagaaagctgtgctgacTTTAAATTGGCTACCATATTTAGTAGCCAACTTGAAAAAGGAAACCTTATAAACATGATTAATTTTTATGAAAGGGGTTAGAACTCATGTTTTGACTTGTAAGTTTGATCATGGACCCAAGAGTAATACCAAGGAGACAATAAGCATAGGTAGGTCTGTAAAAAATTAGACAAGGCTTTTGACTTAACaggtatttttttaatgctttgatGTTGGCAGAAGAGTAAACTTGAAGCTTGTTCTTCTGTACAGTTACATACACAACAAAATTACCCATCCATCTGCTTCCCTTTGGGTATTTCTCCTTCTAATTCTATCCTTCTTCATGCTATAATCCTCTATAGTGTGGTGTTTGATAATTCTGTTTCCTGTATGCTGTTCCAAGtgctatatttatttatatattatttatatattcatgCAGTTGTGGAAATTCTATTTCCCCACCACTGTTGTGTTTCAGagtattttctggaaaaaacataaaaataatggaACTTAATTCATAAATTGATATTCTAGAAAGCCAATTctgattttcaaaattatttttgctattAGTATCTTAAACACACTGGAGTTGCGGTTGATTGTCTTTTTTGGGGTTGTATTTCGGAAAATCCTGTGGACTTTGGTCAGAAAACCTTTAAGcaatgttttgttttggcttgTGAGTAAATAATAGGACTCACTCAAACTGCAGTAATGTTCTGGCTAAACTGTGGAACCATAAGAAGAATGAGAATgaagaacatttttaaaagttgaGGGTTTTTCATTGTTATTGTAAGATTTTAATTCTTTACATATACTAATGAAGGGGCTTTGTTACTCTCAACTCTGTGCTGCACTTGATCTCCTCATCCGTTTtccatactttttttttctcttctaccATTTTCACAAGTTAAAAAATAACTTATTTCTAGTAGACTGATGCACTGAGAAAGACACCTTGGGATGTTAAATCTGTCCAGCAGCCAAAGCTGTCATGCTGAAAGCTGTTGTAGTCTCACTGGAGAGGCACCAGTTGTCTTCCTCATTGTGCATTGTGCATGTTGCTTACTCAATCCTGCTGTGCTTGTAAGTTTGAAGTGATGGCCTAAAAATGAGCTACGTTGTTTTCAGCAGAGTTGTCttgctttaaaatgttttggtgATAATGTCTTAATTAACTACCATTCGTTCTTCTGTTTTCACAATTTTAATTCCTTCATAAGTGCAAGATGTGATTGAACAAGCAGACTACTTGTATGGGAGTGGAGAAACTGAAAAGCTGTATCGGTTGCTGGTTCAGCATAAAAACAGGTACTTCATTGCCTTGGGACATTAGTGTAGCTTCTTTTCTGTGCTCCTCTGTATTAGTTTTTCAGTTGATATACTCATTGTGGAATGCTGGAGAACCTATTTTTCACCCTTAAGTAAGTAGGAAGGAAGGACTTGTGATCTTTTTCCTCCTGATAGAAATATGAATGAAGAAAGAACTGATAGTTCTAGAAGGTGAGGGTTAACATTCAAGTTTTTTAGTCATGGTTGTTCATTACTTTAAGAATCCCTTAGAATACACTGCAAAATTCTGAAAGATATTAAAGTCTCTATTAAATTAGTAAGCCAATGGTAGTTATCTAAAGTATAATGAAGTGTAATCAGTGTTCCAAAGCAGTATGTTAACAAAATGAAACTTAAGATCCATAAGCTTGGACTGTAACCTACAATACACCATTTGGTAAATGATATGAATAAATACTTAAAGGTACAGGTTTGTGTGCTGGTGGTACAGCTAATCTGTGgatttttcactgtttttctaGGAAAAATTCAATAATTGGAATAcaattagaaggaaaaaaacccacataatAATTTAAGTATTCCAAGTAGACATCAATACAAATCAGCAGACTGCTGGAAAAAATACCATCTAGCTAAGAAGAGAGTAGccctctttttccttctggagTTTTGAGTGGTACCATTGGGGTTTCTTAAATCTGTCTTTTTTtggagaaaacaaaaacctTTCCTGCAGATGTGTTTGCTTTGCAGACCAAAATGGCAGCCAAAGGTACTGTCAGACAGTCTGTAATAGTGGGCTTTCATTTGCTGTTTGTTACCTTGGAGTTGTCCATAGCATAGCATGACAGATGATTCACTGTTGTCCTATCACCCACTTGAGATATActtttaaatattccttttttgctttgtttctctgattgctttaaaaattcagtgtttCTGTTCCTAACCAGCGATGATGCAGAGTTGTTATGGCGGCTGGCACGGTCATCACGGGATCTGGCTCAGCTTGGTAGTACTTCtgcagaggagaagaaaaaactgACGTATGACTCCCTTGAGTATGCAAAAAAGGcactggaaaaaaatgaatCAAATTTTGCAGCGCACAAGGTGAGCCTTGCAAAATAACTGAAATCTTGTTGATTTCTGCTTACAGAAAATAGAACAAATGTCATTGTGCTGTTTAAGGAACCTTTAGCATAATTTGGCTTTTCAGTTGAGAATGAATGAGACTTCTAATTCTTCCTGAAGTTTTTGGAAGATCTGAGTTCAGGCTTTTCCAGGTAAACTTCCTCTAGGGAAGCAGAAACTTTCAGTGCAAGACCATGGAAAGAAGTGACTGGTCAGGGTGATAACAGCTGATGAAATCAGCTCCTCCTATTCCAACCACGCCTTAAAAATGTTGAAATGTTGTACGTCACACATTCAGCATGCCTTTTCTGGGCTCTGTAGAGTATTTCAGGCCCTGGCTGCATTCTGCCCCAtctctttttctgtatttttttttgttttggtttgttttttggtttttttttgtctgtgctGCTTTTCTCACAGGCAAAGCAAAATGCAGTCCCTTGCCTTGGTATCTTGGATCGAGGAGAGGACATTGATTCTCTTTACACATGCAGACCAGCAGCTTGCTCTTTTGTTGATCGAGCTGTTCACAGCAAATACTTACTGCTTTGCTGAAGCTTGCCAGAACCCAGGCTAGCTCTGTGCACTCCAGTAGCCACAACAGGAGTGGGGAACAGCTGGGGACTGGGATTTGCCCATAGCTGAACCTAAAGTGCTTCAAACTGTACAGTGCACACTGCTACAACCAGAGCAGGGACcaggtgaagaaggaaggagGAGACTCTTTGTCTTGAGGTTCCACTGGGAAAGTTTATTGCAGGTGGAGGGAGGAGGACAAAAAGAGCGCCCTGTCCTCACATGGAAGGGTTTTGTTCAGGGAGTGGATACAAACAGTTAACCAATAGGGAATCCTCAGGGGAGGAGTGAGGGGATTACATTAACCCTGTGGGACCAGTCAGGacagggggaggagagggaaaggtcACATGGGGCAATGGATGAGGGGATTTCTCGGTGGGTGTTTCCGTCAGGGGTTGGCCCAGGGGTGAGTGGCAGGGAGCATTCAGGAGAAGGGGCAGGGTTACCTTGACAGGCAGGGAGGAGACTGGAACAAAGGGAGGGGAGTACTTGCGGGACAGCTTTAAGGGAGGGTACAACTTACTGAaaaaccaacttggggaaaatgtGGGAGTGTAACAAAATGAACCATTTAGCAGTAACTTAATGAAATAAACATGAACTGCAGCACTGCTTGTGGTTGTTTGTGGCAGTGGCAGCTGTTCTGCGTGGAAGTTTTTTAAAGGGTACTGTTAATATAGTGCTgtattaaatgttttttttgttatttgaaTTACAGTGGTATGGAATTTGCCTCAGTGATGTTGGGGACTATGAAGGAATCAAGACTAAAATTGGAAATGCAGTTATCATCAAAGAGCATTTCCAGGTAAAGCAGTTTTTTTGCATATGACAAGATTAATGTATCCAGTATGTATCTTGTGTGACAGCTGGTAACTGATTTTTGGTGAAATATTGAAAGCATACTTCTCTTCAGACTTCCTAGTAGCACTTTGGTTTTTGGGTTACTGTGACATATGCTCCAGAAATGCCCCAGAGACACGGAGTGCAAATTCTGTCCTGCAGTTAACTAAGTCACTTTAGAAGGGAGTCTTGAAATAGCTAAAGTGCTTTACACACCTCTTAGGACTAGATCAGTTGTAACTGTGATATTGAGAAATGGCAGTGTGCCTGTCCTTTTAACTGTGGATTATGTAACAGTAAAGGACAAATACTGGAGAAGATGAAGAACTACTAATTTTATATCACCAGAGGTTATATTAAAATCTAGACATGCCAAGTCTCAAATGCAGTGAGATGTGCTAGACATCTGTCAGTGTCATCAGACTTTTGGAGGTGAGCTGATTAAGTTGTGCATTGAGTTAGTGGTGTGTTGCCTTGAAATTCTACATACCGCAGTCTGGTTTAATTAACAGTATGCTAACAAGCCtatttttaaatagattttaatCCATGTGTCAGAATAACTTCTTTACAtattgtgttgtttttttcttcccacacCAGAGAGCCATTGAACTGAATCCAAAAGATGCTACAACAATTCATCTTATAGGGATTTGGTAAGATGTATTTTCGAACTAAAGTTAGCACATGGCACAGAAAAATGCAAGAGTATAAAATATCTTGCATTAATTGCAGAACTGCTTGGAATAATATAGAATGTACTTGTAATTGATGCAAGCATGAAAACATATTGAACAGATATAGCATGTCATGCCTTGAAAAAGTCTAGCAATTCTTATGCAGTtgtaaaagatgaaaaataattgttcatttaatttatttgtatGGAACTGCTAAAAAGTCCTTTTGCAGATGTTAAGTTTGCTTCATAGAATCCACAGTGGGCATCAGTGATAGCAAGTAGTAGctcatttttttctggattaTGAATGGGATCAAAACTCAGCACTGACTTTACATTGAATTTCAGTGATGGCTGCAACTTAATACAGTCCCTGAAAAGCTATCAAAAATGAGAtgtattctgaaaatatttttttttactatctGTCAGGatacagtattttaaaagttaTATTAAATAAAGGGAGCTTATGAATGCATATATATTAACCAAAAATCATTGAAATTGAATTTACTTCTCAATGAAAATGATACTAAGAGTTACTGTTACATAGCAGGTAAATGGACTAGAAATAGAACTTGCCATACTAACCAGGGTATTCTGTGCAAGTGGTGTGATGGAAAGCAATATCCTTTATATGTTAGTGAGAGACTCTAGACAGCACTTTTGCTTATTTGTCTGAAAAAGACCAAAGATGTCACATTGATTTACCAGAGATCTCCATTGTAAAATTGAGAGattgaaaataaagaaaggTAATGTATTTTTAGCCTAAAAGAATACTAAAACCCACAGTCAATTTTTCCATTGTTTTTTTTGATCCTAAGTATCAAAGAAAATTATAATGATAAATGCTCCAGAGTTTTTTACTAGTTCAGAACCTTTGGAATCCACCATTCATTCCCATGTGATTCTCATTGCAATAGTCCAGATTTTTAAGCAGAAGTACATGCTACCAACTGACTAAGCCTCAAAGTCCATTTTGAAATAGGAAGCTTGTTCTGGAGAGTACTTCAGACATTGTTCCCAAGGAAAACTAGAAAATATTATCAGAAATGTTAGATTAATGCTGCTTTTGGCTCTAAAATATTCCCATGTTGTATATTTAAATCTACTCCTTACTGAATTCCAGAGCCATCTTGATTTGAAACTGGCATTTAGTATCAGCCAGTTCTTGAGTAtatcctctcttctctttctaatCTGTTCAGGACTAAATCTGTTTCTGATAAGGTACATCTAATGACAGAATTTCAACTCCAGCAGTGTATTCCATGTCTTGCCTGCCTCTCCTCCAAACATTTACAGTTACTAATTTTTCACCTCCTCTAGAATGCTCTATTTTACACAGTTAATAGCAATTGTAATCTCATCGTGGGAGGCTGCTAAAGTGAATATCATTGTTTAATGTTTGCACTCAGAATGTTCTGTGCCCTTGAAATGCTtcaaaaaaaatgtttcattctTCCAGCACCAATAAGATAGGTGACTGATTGATTACCTGTGTTATTTAGTAGATAGAAAACCAGCATAGCATGGCTTAGCCTAGAGCACAGTGGTTTGATTtatgaatttattttcattcttatAGATCAGAGTCTCAGGAATGTACTGCAGATCTACTTTATATTAATAATTGAGAAAAGCAAAGTAGTGTTGAGGTAAGGCAATGACATTATTCAGTTGTGTTGCTTTTGCAAATACATTagaacaaaatataaataaatcattAAAATCATTCAAGCTCAAAATCTGTTTCATTCTTAGTAATTGTTCCAGTTTTAGCTACTGTAGTTAGTTCCCAGTAAAAGACACGCCAAAACTTCTTTAGTGGCAGCTTCAGGCATCCTGTATTTTTGTTTACAGGTGTAAGAACATGCTTATAGAACTTGCAGTGTGTCTGCAGTTTTGACTCTTGGAACCAACAATTAGGACATCCAGTTTTTATGTCCAACAACAATTCTGAGACTGTTGTTTGAAAACAAGTGAAATGTGAAGGGTAGATATAAATGTTGCTTTTTCCTTCAGGTGTTACTCTTTTGCTGAGATGCCATGGTACCAAAGAAAAATAGCTGCAACACTGTTTGCCACACCACCAACTTCCACATTTCAAGAGGTAGAgtatgaaaatatttcacagaTTGTTATTCACAGATATTGTTAACACAGATATTGTTATCTGTGAAAATAACAATATTCACAGATTGTTATTCCCCCCACAAAGCTGATGTTACACTTTGTACTTATTTTCCTGACAAAAACTGACCTCGAATTATGCAATAGGCATGGAGTTGTGAGTTTACAACTGTCAATAATAAAATGAGAACATGAGAGTGAGAGGTATCTAAAAACATAAAAACCTTTAATTTTCTTCAGCTGTAGCACACACAGAATAGTGTAAATTATTTTGGTAGTTTTTGCATGAGAAAATAATAAGCTATATGTAACTTAGCTTGTACTTACTGCTGTGCCCTGTTGGAGATAACTGTCTGTACTAGTCCAGTGCTGATGATTTTTATGGTGGTGTTATGCCATGTAGCTATTTGATAGTTAACAGAATTTGTCCCCTTAGATTAAATGCAAAAAGCAACAGCTCACTTTGTTACTTAAGATGAACAAATACCCTTTAATTCTCTGGCCACATATGGTGTGGGCTTTTTTCACTTGAAGTACTTTTGTTCCTCTTTTCCATGAACATTCCTGCTGTCATATACCCTACAACATACTAACAAGATGTTAATCCTTTAAAATAGTGCATCTAAACCAGTGTGCATCTTATTTAAACACCCATACATAAATAGAAGCTTGACAATTAAATTGGTAATAGAAAAATTTGGTGCAGCTGTTTTAATCTTTGTTTGTTTAGAGCAACCAATAACTCTTTTGTTCTCTTAaagtgagggtgggcaggctgcTTGCTGTTacacaaaaaacaaattaagagctatttgaaaaagaaataaaactcttTAATGGAATGTCAAGCCTGTAAGTTTTCCTGAAAAACCACTCTCAGAAGAATACAAAGCATCAGCCAGGATTTCAAATATTGCCAGAATAATGCCAATCCCAGCATTCAGTTCCGTAGCACTAAAACTTGCTGAAGAAGTAAACTTGTACTGGTAAGATTTCTGCAATCTCAGTACAAAAACTGTTTTGTAGATACATCCATACTTTCAAGTTCTGTGAGAGctttttccctcctcctgctACTGTTAGGAAAAGGTAGGGATGGACTGAAATTTTGGATGGGAAACTTATTGAAAATGTGTAGATATCACAGATGTTTATCCTTATGCCAGAGAGGTTACTGATTGGTGCTCTGGGGGAGTCAGTTCTCTCTCCAGTATTTATTAATGACCCAAatcataagatttttttttcatctattaAATTTatacatgaaaaataaattgagAAAACTGCAGATGTGGTGGATAGTACTaacaaaattcaaaatttatcTTGACAAGTTGAATTGGAAAAACACAATCCAGTTTGATAGGAACAAATAGGAGGTACTATGCTTAGGGAAAAAGTAGTAGGGGATAGTACTAATTCTTTTGAGATGGTGTCAAATCTAATTGGACATCAGTAGCATGctgaattaataaaaataatatcagGGACAGGAACTCCATCAGGTATGTGCATAAGACTTTAGTTTGACTATTGTGTTGAGTTTATTCTCCACTTTAAAGAATACAACTTTGTGTTTTACAGGCTCTTCGTTACTTCCACATGGCAGAAGAAGGTAAGACCTGTGGCTCATTTTGACTGAGAAATATCTTTTAGGATTGATGACTTCCAGCAAACCTCTAGCTGTCAGTATTACCTTAGTAACTGTAGTCACCAAACCCAAAACAGTGTAATATGATCAGCTGATAAATGTGGTGTGCCTCTCAGCACGCTGAGCTCTTACATTGCAATATTTTATCAGTATGTTACACATCTAGTATAAATACCAAAGTGAAATTCATACCTTCCTGAGAATAAAGTACTCTTCCCTAAGGAATTCAACAGGAGTACAGGGAGGCAGCAGAAATCAAAAAAGGGAATTCTGTGTTACTTTTTCAGAATTTTCTTAAGAGTTCAAAAATCCTCTGTATTCTaaatagaaaacagaaaaagcagactttttattatttcagaaGGTATTATGCCAATCTGACAGTTAAACTGTGCacatgattaaaaataaaatatgaacgTGTTATTTCTCCAGGAGTGAAGCCATAAGCAAAACTCACTAGCTGAAAGATAAAGGAACACAAGGGAGGACAGTGTTCTATGAAAGATTTGTACATAGTTAAGTTATTGAAGATTAGAGGAAAGGCTCATAGTGTGTCTTCCCGAGTGTCAGGTAATGCAGCTGTGAACTTGGAACAGTGAATTTCATCTCAAAATTTGCCCCAAAACACCTCCGTATGTTTCAAAACCTGACCTTAAATCCAGCAGTAGAGAAAGCCTGTGCTGTAAATATGAACAGCAGGCAAGATTAGTCTTTAATAGTGAATGATGCTTTATAAAAGCAAGATGAAAACCTCTCcttaaaaaatgtttcttctgCACAGCGAAAATTAAGCTGGTATCTGTATGTGCTAGCAAATGTGCCCCATTTTCCCTTGCCTATACCTGCTAAGCTGGTTGCATTGCCTGGTATACCTCCTAGGTCCAGAAAAGCCCAAaacctgcacagcaaagctgttGTGCTTTAAGCTCACTGCTTTGCTCTTTCTGAGGAATCTAATGTCATTTAGTATATTAACTAGCAAGCTGCTAATTAATACAATTgtttatgaaaagaaaaaaaaaaatctaacacGTGAAAGTTTTACATTTACTTCCTTCTTATCCAAAGCCAAATCATGTTTTCTAAAACAAGTATCAAAGTATAATATGCTGATAATTCTCATCTGAAGTTTTTCTTCTGTCTCTATGCAGCTGATCCAAATTTCTACAGCAAAAATTTGCTCTATTTGGGGAAAACATACTTGAAGTTAAACAATAAGAAAATGGCTCTTCTGTGGTTAAGCAAAGCAAAGGAGTATCCTGCACAGACAGAGGAGGACAAACAGGTGGGAAGTTAAGAACTGTGATCATACAATCATATATTGTATCCAATATGTAtgacatcatggcagtggaatgTCTTATAAAAGTAACTCAGGGCAACTTATAGTTCAGCACCTTTAACTCAGAATCACATCAGCACTAAAAAAATTCTATTATGTTACTAGCCACCTCTGGAAACTGTGGTTGGAAATACTCTGTTTTATTCATAGCAGGGaactctttcttcttcatggTAGTTCCATAGTGCCAACAACAACCCAGCCTTAGCTGTGTTACTGAAGGTCACACAGGCACCTCACTAGCCTGTTTCTGTGTGAACACAGAATCACCTTTCATGTGCCTGAAATGGGTAAGGTAGGAATTACATTGTGGAATAGTTCACAATCATGGGAacacaaggaagaaaaaacccagatgtAACAAAACTTTAACATTGCAGTCCTTTCCAGGCCCCTAGGGAGAGATTCAGATGATTTGAGTAACACAAATGAAGGTAATGTATCTTTGACAGCAGATCTCCAGTGCTAGATGTCATGAGTCACTTAATTACCCTTTGAAACTCTGCAGAAGGATTCTGGTTGGGAGGGTAGGCATCTGCTTCCTACCTAAACATTCAAAGAACTTCCAAGAGAGGTAATCCATTGGACTTGTTCATACCTGATAATGCATTCAGTATAAACCAATGCAATTGCAGTTACCTTTCAGAAACAAACCTATTAGCATCTCAACTAACAAAGCCTCAAtttgcatttgatttttttatggCTGATTGACCTCTATTTCATTTAGCATTAAAGCTGCAGTTGAGATGCAGCATTCTGAATGTCCAACATAAGAAATACTTTGGTAGGATTTTGCATTTCACACCTCAGAAAAAAACACTACCGAGACAGTGTTTCAGAATCTCTCTGTACACTTGCTAGTAAGCCTAAAACTGTTTCTTCCAAAACTGAGTTCCTTTAGTAACATCTTTCAGTCGAAAAACAAGTCTTGCATTCCTCCAGTGCCTTGCACAATGTTTAGGAATTTAATAGCCTAGAGGAGTAGTTGTCTCAGGTGTGTAAGGAATTGGTCAGTTCTTCTGACAGGTACTAGTAGCCAGAGACACACATGAAACCAGGAACCATTCAAAAAGTATAGTCAGGAGTGAATTTTGTGCAGTGGCCAAGTTGTTAAACCACTGAACTGCTTCAGCTACTTGTGGCCTCCTGGTACTGACATCTATTTCTTAATCTCTTAGAggagtgcagagctgctgaactGAGAAAGGCAGCATTCTCTCCATTCTCTGGGTGTTAAATGCAAAATTCATTGGGAACTAGACTTGGTAGTCTACTATGAAGGGAACTGGCCTGTGCAAAGACATTTGAATCTTGTCTCAGCATAACTAGGTTTTCTGAACATTTGTTATCCCAGATACTCAGAGGTTTTCTGGCTTACACTGTCTGCATGGCTTGCTATGTCATTACCATTGTTGGGATGGAGTTTTTTTGTGGCTTGAGAAGGGAGGAGAGGGCgttgagatttttttgctttttgcttcagTTTGTTGTTGGGGAGTGTTTTAATATGAATGTTAGAGACCATATTAAAATTTTACTAGGTTTTAGCCAGAAACCTTAGGCAAACAGAGCCTCAGAAATGGTCTCACTTCTTAGTTGCTGTCTGAAGTGTTGAAATCCCTAGGCTGGTTTGGTATGGTCAGAGGTAGGACAGTTTCCTGCATGCTCCTATTGGACTGCAGCAAATCAAGAACTAGTGTCTGTATTCAACACAAATAAACTTCATTTATGTAGTAAGTGAATGACACTGAAGACACTGGCTTAAGTGATTTAGTCTGATTCATATTTCAAGTACTGAGCATCTTAAACTACAGAAGAAAAATGACTCGTCCTAGGACTGTCACAGCTGCAGGTAAACATTTGGGTGCTTCTGGGGGAAGTTTTGCTAGAAGAGACTGTAACTATCTGGGACTGTT
This genomic window from Zonotrichia albicollis isolate bZonAlb1 chromosome 1, bZonAlb1.hap1, whole genome shotgun sequence contains:
- the RMDN1 gene encoding regulator of microtubule dynamics protein 1, whose product is MAALMAALARPFRRGPAGLGTALRREAMGGPRGRGTQVLRKNLQRGVVLSTGSFLVYEAHKLISGFAEVHASFKVQDVIEQADYLYGSGETEKLYRLLVQHKNSDDAELLWRLARSSRDLAQLGSTSAEEKKKLTYDSLEYAKKALEKNESNFAAHKWYGICLSDVGDYEGIKTKIGNAVIIKEHFQRAIELNPKDATTIHLIGIWCYSFAEMPWYQRKIAATLFATPPTSTFQEALRYFHMAEEADPNFYSKNLLYLGKTYLKLNNKKMALLWLSKAKEYPAQTEEDKQVQKEALELLNSI